A window of the Natronospira proteinivora genome harbors these coding sequences:
- a CDS encoding L-serine ammonia-lyase, whose product MAVSVFDMFKIGIGPSSSHTVGPMRAALAFCEDLKAQGGLEATRQVVVKLYGSLALTGIGHGTDKAVILGLMGETPRDVNPDTIDDMLARVQESKRISLLASHEIAFDPQIEIEFHKDERLPRHSNGMGLVAFDEKGQVLHEEIFYSIGGGFIVREHEEDGDGASDEGGQIPYPFNTAEDLLSHCRNNQLAIWELMLENEKTWRDEATVRKELLAIWQVMQECTQRGFRVEGNLPGGLQVSRRAPRLYKELQEQHDDEHLDLLDWVNIFAMAVNEENAAGGQVVTAPTNGAAGIIPAVLHYYKRFVTDASDEGVIRFLLTAGAIGILYKKNAGISGAEMGCQGEVGVACSMAAAGLTEAIGGSLGQVENAAEIGMEHNLGLTCDPVGGLVQIPCIERNAMGSLKAINASRMAMRGDGKHKVSLDQVIRTMRQTGDDMKSIYKETSQGGLAVNVPEC is encoded by the coding sequence GTGGCAGTCAGTGTATTCGACATGTTCAAGATCGGGATCGGGCCGTCCAGCTCCCACACCGTGGGGCCCATGCGGGCGGCGCTGGCTTTCTGCGAAGACCTGAAAGCCCAGGGTGGTCTGGAAGCCACCCGCCAAGTGGTGGTTAAGCTCTACGGTTCTCTGGCCTTGACCGGAATAGGGCACGGTACGGACAAGGCCGTGATCCTTGGGCTTATGGGGGAGACCCCCCGGGATGTGAATCCCGATACCATCGACGACATGCTCGCCCGGGTACAGGAAAGCAAGCGGATATCCCTGTTGGCTAGCCATGAGATCGCTTTCGATCCCCAAATTGAGATCGAATTTCACAAGGACGAGCGTCTGCCGCGCCATTCCAATGGCATGGGGCTGGTGGCCTTTGACGAAAAAGGCCAGGTGCTTCATGAAGAGATTTTCTATTCCATTGGCGGTGGTTTTATCGTCCGTGAGCACGAAGAGGACGGCGATGGGGCTTCCGATGAAGGGGGCCAGATTCCCTATCCCTTCAATACCGCCGAGGATTTGCTGAGCCACTGCCGGAACAACCAGCTGGCCATTTGGGAGTTGATGCTGGAAAATGAGAAAACCTGGCGGGACGAGGCCACGGTTCGCAAGGAGTTGCTGGCCATCTGGCAGGTGATGCAGGAATGCACCCAGCGTGGCTTCAGGGTGGAAGGCAATCTCCCGGGCGGTTTGCAGGTCAGTCGTCGGGCCCCCCGCCTGTACAAGGAACTGCAGGAACAGCATGACGATGAGCATCTGGATCTGCTGGATTGGGTGAATATCTTTGCCATGGCGGTGAATGAGGAGAATGCCGCTGGCGGCCAGGTGGTTACCGCCCCCACCAATGGCGCGGCCGGTATTATCCCTGCTGTTCTTCACTACTATAAGCGCTTTGTCACGGACGCCTCCGATGAAGGCGTCATCCGCTTCCTGCTGACAGCCGGCGCCATCGGCATCCTTTACAAGAAAAACGCGGGGATTTCAGGCGCCGAGATGGGCTGCCAGGGGGAAGTGGGGGTTGCCTGCTCCATGGCAGCGGCCGGATTAACGGAAGCCATTGGCGGTAGCCTGGGGCAAGTGGAAAATGCCGCGGAAATCGGCATGGAACACAATCTGGGGCTGACCTGTGACCCGGTGGGCGGCCTGGTCCAGATCCCCTGTATCGAGCGCAATGCCATGGGCTCTCTCAAGGCCATCAACGCCTCCCGCATGGCCATGCGGGGGGATGGCAAGCACAAGGTCTCGCTGGACCAGGTCATTCGGACCATGCGCCAGACCGGCGATGACATGAAGAGTATTTACAAGGAAACCTCCCAGGGTGGCCTGGCGGTTAATGTTCCCGAGTGTTAG
- a CDS encoding transcriptional regulator yields MAKKPTKTDPESLYIVLAEELQKEFPHRLRQAIGPRSVLSFARACGLSDSLVRKYLSGSLPGLGNALVMAREAGVSLEWLATGREWVAPRESSEADPKAYLTRMEEVIAFSRLQFQRRGIELPPESEAKVIRVIYEAYVRDGREMDGASLEDMGVGVDMDAEKTIPD; encoded by the coding sequence ATGGCTAAAAAACCAACAAAAACAGACCCTGAGAGTCTCTATATAGTTTTGGCAGAGGAGCTGCAAAAGGAGTTCCCCCATCGACTCAGACAGGCAATTGGACCTCGCTCGGTGCTTTCCTTTGCCCGCGCCTGCGGCTTAAGTGACAGCTTGGTCAGGAAATACCTGAGCGGCTCCCTGCCGGGGTTGGGCAATGCCCTGGTGATGGCCCGGGAGGCGGGGGTGAGCCTGGAATGGCTGGCTACCGGCCGCGAGTGGGTGGCTCCACGAGAGTCATCAGAAGCAGATCCCAAGGCCTATCTGACCCGCATGGAGGAGGTGATTGCCTTCTCCCGGCTGCAATTCCAGCGCCGCGGGATCGAATTGCCGCCCGAAAGCGAAGCCAAGGTGATTCGCGTGATCTATGAGGCCTATGTGCGGGATGGTCGCGAGATGGACGGCGCCAGCCTGGAGGATATGGGCGTGGGCGTGGACATGGATGCGGAAAAAACCATCCCGGACTAA
- the putA gene encoding bifunctional proline dehydrogenase/L-glutamate gamma-semialdehyde dehydrogenase PutA — protein sequence MDDLRAEMNQLYLADEAECMEQLLPQARLDDATRRRIVAKAESLVEVVRKKGGKKTGISAFMQQYDLSSQEGVVLMCLSEALIRVPDSITADKLIQDKIASGDWRSHLGESDSLFVNASTWGLMLTGGVVKVDKRTRKDVSGFMSRLTAKMGEPMIRGAMRQAMRILGFEFVMGRDIKEALKRARSKDHRDYRHSFDMLGEAALTWTDADRYWQAYADAIDATGKSVGKDETIWQAHSISVKLSALHPRYEFANREAVLDELTPRLLRLAERARDAGIQLTVDAEEADRLDLSLEVIEAVYRSPSLEGWEGFGLAIQAYQKRCIKLVDWLNVLTNDVGRKMPVRLVKGAYWDNEIKWAQVEGEHGYPVFTRKVNTDVSFLACAKKLLQECDQIYPQFATHNAHTLASILEMAEGRSDYEFQRLHGMGEELYEEVMGERAEIACRVYAPVGRHKELLPYLVRRLLENGANTSFVNHIMDSKVPVSQITRDPVAEVEKLEIIPHPKIPLPKDIYRSFGQERENSAGVNLTDPDELAPLAESMEKAMEQRWEARALIGGKIHGGGKEVRAVDPSDNRRSPGVYYEPEESAIREAIGVAHKAQPEWDATPAAERAAILRKAADLYEEHMGELMALCSREAGKTIPDGVAEVREAVDFLRYYANQCEEKFGAEIPLPGPTGEKNTLRLTGKGVFVCISPWNFPLAIFTGQVTAALAAGNAVLAKPAEQTSLIGSLAVKLLHKAGIPGEVLNFLPSRGSTIGKVVTPDERIIGVAFTGSTETAHVVNQTLAQRKGVIPTLIAETGGQNAMLVDSSALPEQVADDVVQSAFHSAGQRCSALRVLFLQEEIAPRVLEILSGYMDTLIVGDPALLRTDIGPVIDDKAYKGLKEHVEWVKTQGKLIKEAPLSAECANGTFLAPVAVEIDDISLLEREQFGPVLHVVRYKAKDLDKVIDSINKTGYGLTLGIHTRIDSEADYIQRRIKVGNAYVNRNMVGAVVGVQPFGGQGLSGTGPKAGGPHYMLRFANERTLTINTAAVGGNASLLALSDE from the coding sequence ATGGACGATCTGCGAGCGGAGATGAACCAGCTCTACCTGGCCGATGAGGCCGAATGCATGGAGCAGCTGCTGCCCCAGGCCCGGTTGGATGACGCCACCCGCCGCCGCATTGTGGCCAAGGCCGAGTCCCTGGTGGAGGTGGTTCGCAAGAAGGGCGGCAAGAAGACGGGTATTTCCGCCTTCATGCAGCAGTACGACCTGTCTTCCCAGGAAGGGGTGGTACTGATGTGCCTGTCCGAGGCCCTGATTCGGGTGCCGGATTCCATCACCGCCGACAAGCTGATCCAGGACAAGATCGCCTCCGGCGACTGGCGTTCCCATCTGGGCGAGAGTGATTCCCTGTTCGTGAATGCCTCCACCTGGGGCCTGATGCTCACTGGCGGCGTGGTCAAGGTGGACAAGCGCACCCGCAAGGATGTCTCCGGCTTCATGAGCCGTCTGACGGCCAAGATGGGCGAGCCGATGATCCGAGGTGCCATGCGCCAGGCCATGCGTATTCTCGGCTTTGAGTTCGTCATGGGTCGGGATATCAAGGAAGCCTTGAAGCGCGCCCGTAGCAAGGATCACCGGGATTACCGCCACAGTTTCGACATGCTGGGTGAAGCGGCGCTCACCTGGACGGATGCGGATCGCTACTGGCAGGCCTATGCCGACGCCATTGACGCCACCGGCAAGAGCGTGGGCAAGGATGAGACCATCTGGCAGGCCCACAGTATCTCGGTGAAACTCTCCGCCCTGCATCCCCGTTATGAGTTTGCCAATCGGGAAGCGGTACTGGATGAGCTCACCCCCCGCTTGCTGCGTCTGGCCGAGCGCGCCCGGGATGCAGGGATCCAGTTGACCGTGGACGCAGAAGAGGCCGATCGCCTGGATCTCTCCCTGGAGGTGATCGAAGCGGTTTATCGTTCGCCCTCCCTGGAAGGGTGGGAAGGCTTTGGCCTGGCCATTCAGGCCTATCAGAAGCGCTGCATCAAGCTGGTGGACTGGCTCAATGTGCTGACCAATGACGTGGGCCGCAAGATGCCGGTTCGCCTGGTTAAGGGTGCCTATTGGGATAATGAAATCAAGTGGGCCCAGGTGGAGGGTGAGCATGGCTATCCCGTATTCACCCGCAAGGTGAACACCGATGTCTCCTTCCTGGCCTGTGCCAAGAAGCTACTGCAGGAATGCGATCAAATCTATCCCCAGTTTGCCACCCATAACGCCCATACCCTGGCCAGCATCCTGGAGATGGCCGAAGGCCGCTCGGATTACGAGTTCCAGCGCCTGCACGGCATGGGCGAAGAACTGTATGAGGAAGTGATGGGGGAGCGGGCCGAGATCGCCTGCCGGGTCTATGCCCCAGTGGGGCGACACAAGGAGCTGCTGCCCTATCTGGTGCGCCGTCTGCTGGAGAACGGCGCCAATACCTCCTTTGTGAACCACATCATGGATTCCAAGGTGCCGGTGAGCCAGATCACCCGGGATCCGGTGGCGGAAGTGGAAAAGCTGGAGATCATCCCCCATCCCAAGATTCCCCTGCCCAAGGACATTTATCGCAGCTTTGGCCAGGAGCGGGAAAACTCGGCCGGTGTGAACCTCACCGACCCCGACGAGTTGGCGCCTTTGGCCGAATCCATGGAAAAAGCCATGGAGCAGCGCTGGGAAGCCCGCGCACTGATTGGCGGCAAGATTCACGGCGGTGGCAAGGAAGTCCGGGCGGTGGACCCCAGCGACAACCGCCGTTCCCCGGGGGTCTACTACGAGCCGGAAGAGTCGGCCATCCGTGAGGCCATCGGTGTGGCCCACAAGGCCCAGCCGGAATGGGATGCCACCCCGGCCGCCGAGCGGGCCGCGATTTTGCGCAAGGCCGCCGATCTTTACGAAGAGCATATGGGCGAGCTCATGGCTCTGTGTAGCCGGGAGGCCGGCAAGACCATCCCGGACGGGGTGGCTGAGGTTCGTGAAGCAGTGGATTTCCTGCGCTACTACGCCAATCAGTGCGAGGAAAAGTTCGGCGCCGAGATTCCCCTGCCGGGCCCCACCGGCGAGAAGAACACCCTGCGTTTGACCGGCAAGGGGGTGTTTGTCTGCATCAGCCCTTGGAACTTCCCCCTGGCCATTTTCACCGGCCAGGTCACCGCAGCCCTGGCCGCCGGCAATGCCGTGCTGGCCAAGCCGGCGGAACAAACCTCCCTGATCGGTTCCCTGGCAGTCAAGCTGCTGCACAAGGCCGGTATTCCCGGTGAGGTGCTCAACTTCCTGCCCAGCCGGGGCAGCACCATCGGCAAGGTCGTCACCCCGGATGAGCGAATTATCGGTGTCGCCTTTACCGGCTCCACGGAAACCGCCCATGTGGTCAACCAGACCCTGGCCCAGCGAAAAGGCGTGATTCCCACCCTGATTGCCGAGACCGGTGGCCAGAATGCCATGCTGGTGGACAGCTCGGCCCTGCCCGAGCAGGTGGCGGACGATGTGGTGCAATCCGCCTTCCATAGCGCCGGGCAGCGTTGTTCGGCCCTGCGGGTCCTGTTCCTGCAGGAGGAGATTGCACCCCGGGTGCTGGAGATTCTCAGCGGCTACATGGACACCCTGATCGTGGGTGATCCGGCCCTGTTGCGGACCGATATCGGTCCGGTTATTGATGATAAGGCCTACAAGGGGCTCAAGGAGCATGTGGAATGGGTCAAGACCCAGGGCAAGCTGATCAAGGAAGCCCCCCTGAGCGCTGAATGCGCCAATGGCACCTTCCTGGCCCCTGTTGCGGTGGAGATCGACGACATCAGCCTGCTGGAGCGGGAGCAGTTCGGCCCGGTCCTGCATGTGGTTCGCTATAAGGCCAAGGACCTGGACAAGGTGATCGATTCCATCAACAAGACCGGCTATGGCCTGACCCTGGGTATTCATACCCGCATTGACAGCGAGGCCGATTACATCCAGCGTCGCATCAAGGTGGGCAATGCCTATGTGAACCGCAACATGGTGGGTGCGGTGGTGGGCGTTCAGCCCTTTGGCGGCCAGGGCCTCTCTGGCACCGGCCCCAAAGCCGGCGGCCCCCATTACATGCTGCGCTTCGCCAATGAGCGTACCCTGACCATCAACACCGCGGCCGTTGGCGGCAACGCCAGTTTGCTGGCCTTGTCTGACGAATGA
- a CDS encoding ATPase domain-containing protein encodes MDSTTNTPRISTGIEGLDQVLNGGLLPHRSYLVGGGPGCGKTTLGLHFLATEPVGESLFVTLGETETQLREDAALMGLSMDGIEVLDLSPGKTDEHSGTYSLLESWDVEGNAIHDGIIEYAQKYRPRRILIDSLSQMRFLSADTFQFRKQVMSLLRVLIGGGATVMSTSEKSPTEDDEALPFLSDGVINLAHTAHGRLCQVSKFRGSDFAAGEHFYYLGEGGITLFPRLIPRHHHRTVEHIPLSTGVPELDRLTGGGIERGTVTLLSGPTGVGKTTLGTQLMLAAAEQNQRGAIYNFDENWSTFITRCRQLGMPVDALIEKGMLHAEAIEPLHYHPDQFATKVRRDVEENGTTMVMLDSLSGYEQSVRGADLQARVHALCRYLINMGVTVILVNEVFSIAGTQARVSEYGLSYVADNILLLRYLEIDGELRKTVGVLKKRTGGFEKSLREFDITAEGINIGAPLRGLRGILSGTPEVLTPREEGSS; translated from the coding sequence ATGGATTCCACCACCAACACACCACGCATCAGCACAGGTATTGAAGGTCTGGATCAGGTCCTGAATGGGGGGTTGTTACCCCACCGAAGCTATCTGGTGGGCGGGGGCCCCGGCTGCGGCAAAACCACCCTCGGACTGCATTTCCTTGCTACCGAACCCGTGGGCGAGAGCCTGTTCGTCACCTTGGGGGAAACGGAAACTCAGCTGCGCGAGGACGCCGCACTCATGGGCTTGTCCATGGACGGTATAGAGGTGCTTGATCTGTCCCCGGGCAAGACGGATGAGCATAGCGGCACCTACAGCTTGCTGGAAAGCTGGGATGTGGAAGGCAATGCCATTCACGATGGCATTATCGAATATGCCCAAAAGTATCGCCCCCGTCGCATATTGATCGACTCGCTCAGCCAGATGCGATTCCTGTCGGCCGATACCTTCCAGTTCCGAAAACAGGTCATGTCACTGCTCCGTGTACTGATCGGCGGCGGCGCCACTGTGATGTCCACTTCCGAGAAATCACCCACGGAAGACGATGAGGCATTGCCCTTCCTAAGCGATGGCGTCATCAACCTGGCACATACAGCCCATGGCCGCCTGTGCCAGGTCAGCAAATTCCGAGGCTCAGACTTCGCCGCCGGTGAGCATTTCTATTATCTGGGCGAAGGCGGCATCACACTCTTTCCCCGACTGATTCCCAGACACCACCACCGGACGGTGGAGCACATTCCCTTGAGCACCGGCGTCCCCGAGCTCGACCGGCTCACTGGCGGAGGAATTGAACGCGGCACGGTAACGCTGCTGTCCGGTCCCACGGGTGTGGGTAAAACCACCCTGGGTACCCAGCTCATGCTAGCCGCCGCCGAGCAGAATCAGCGGGGCGCAATCTACAACTTTGACGAAAACTGGTCCACTTTCATCACCCGCTGCCGACAACTGGGAATGCCGGTGGACGCATTGATCGAGAAGGGCATGCTTCACGCCGAAGCAATCGAGCCTCTGCATTACCACCCGGACCAATTCGCGACCAAGGTACGGCGGGATGTGGAAGAGAACGGCACCACCATGGTGATGCTCGACAGCCTCTCCGGCTACGAACAATCCGTGCGCGGCGCAGATCTGCAAGCCCGGGTTCACGCCCTTTGTCGCTATCTGATCAACATGGGCGTCACCGTCATCCTGGTTAACGAAGTCTTTTCCATCGCCGGCACCCAGGCTCGGGTTTCTGAGTACGGCCTCAGCTATGTTGCCGACAACATCTTGCTGCTGCGTTACTTGGAAATAGACGGCGAATTGCGCAAGACCGTCGGTGTACTGAAAAAGCGTACCGGCGGATTCGAGAAAAGTCTGCGCGAATTTGATATCACGGCGGAAGGCATCAATATTGGCGCTCCCTTGCGGGGGCTCAGGGGAATACTCAGCGGTACCCCGGAAGTGCTCACCCCCAGGGAGGAAGGCTCGTCATGA
- a CDS encoding helix-turn-helix domain-containing protein, translated as MTKYHAQKSSAFQDWHRADIVAALRKAGWSLRRLARHHGYASPTTLTHALDRPWPKGERLIAEALNMNPAELWPSRYSDKRNT; from the coding sequence ATGACCAAATACCACGCTCAAAAAAGCTCGGCTTTTCAAGACTGGCACCGCGCCGACATCGTCGCGGCGCTGCGCAAGGCGGGCTGGAGCCTGAGACGGCTGGCGCGACATCACGGTTATGCCTCTCCGACCACGCTGACCCATGCCCTGGACCGCCCCTGGCCGAAAGGCGAGCGCCTGATCGCCGAGGCCCTCAACATGAATCCGGCCGAGCTCTGGCCAAGCCGTTATTCGGACAAGCGTAACACTTGA